The following coding sequences are from one Shewanella putrefaciens window:
- the flgL gene encoding flagellar hook-associated protein FlgL yields MRLSSAQIFNQSITSVLQKQTATSKILEQLSSGKKVNTAGDDPVAALGIDNLNQRNALVDQFMKNIDYATNRLAVTESKLGSAENLASSIREQVMRAVNGTLADSERQMIADEMKGSLEELLSIANSKDESGNYMFSGYSTDKEPFAFDNSTPPKIVYSGDSGIQNSLVQSGVALGTNVPGDSAFMKAPNGLGDYSVNYLASQQGEFSVKTAKIADASTYLADTYTFNFIDNGLGGTNLQVLDSANNPVANIANFDATTPVSFNGIEVKVSGKPSAGDSFTMEPQAEVSIFDTISSAIALIEDPNSANTPQGRAKLAQILNNIDSGVNQISSARSVAGNNLKAVESYKETHTEEKVVNTSALSRLEDLDYASAITEFEKQQLALNAVSSVFSKVGSVSLFDYI; encoded by the coding sequence ATGCGACTATCATCCGCGCAGATCTTTAATCAAAGCATTACGAGTGTACTGCAAAAGCAAACGGCAACTAGCAAGATCCTCGAACAGCTCAGTAGTGGCAAAAAAGTCAATACTGCAGGTGATGATCCTGTCGCGGCGCTAGGTATCGATAACCTGAATCAACGCAATGCCTTAGTCGATCAATTTATGAAGAATATTGACTACGCGACTAATCGATTAGCAGTAACTGAAAGTAAGTTGGGGAGTGCCGAAAATCTGGCATCTTCCATACGTGAACAAGTTATGCGAGCGGTAAACGGCACACTCGCGGATTCTGAGCGGCAAATGATTGCCGATGAAATGAAAGGCAGCTTAGAAGAGCTCTTATCTATTGCCAATAGTAAGGATGAATCTGGCAATTATATGTTTTCTGGCTACAGCACGGATAAAGAGCCTTTTGCTTTCGATAATTCTACACCACCCAAGATAGTTTATAGCGGTGATTCTGGTATTCAAAATAGTTTAGTGCAGTCTGGTGTTGCACTGGGAACTAATGTCCCTGGCGATAGTGCATTTATGAAAGCACCTAATGGACTTGGCGATTATAGCGTCAATTATTTGGCCAGTCAGCAGGGGGAATTTAGTGTTAAAACGGCAAAAATAGCTGATGCATCAACTTATCTAGCTGATACATATACATTTAACTTCATTGACAATGGCTTAGGTGGCACAAATTTACAAGTGCTTGACTCTGCCAATAACCCAGTGGCTAACATCGCCAATTTTGATGCGACTACCCCCGTTAGTTTCAATGGAATTGAAGTTAAAGTGTCTGGGAAACCCAGTGCTGGCGATAGTTTCACCATGGAGCCTCAGGCTGAAGTCAGTATTTTCGATACTATCAGTAGTGCAATCGCATTAATCGAGGATCCTAATTCTGCTAACACTCCGCAAGGTCGTGCGAAGTTGGCACAGATATTGAATAACATCGATAGTGGCGTCAATCAGATCAGTTCTGCCAGAAGTGTGGCGGGAAATAATCTGAAAGCCGTTGAGAGTTATAAAGAGACTCACACAGAGGAGAAAGTGGTGAATACATCTGCTCTATCTCGACTTGAGGATCTTGATTACGCGTCAGCGATTACGGAATTTGAAAAGCAGCAGCTTGCATTGAACGCAGTCTCTAGCGTGTTTAGTAAGGTGGGTTCTGTTTCCCTGTTTGATTATATTTAA
- the flgK gene encoding flagellar hook-associated protein FlgK has translation MAIDLLNIARTGVLASQSQLGVTSNNIANANTAGYHRQVATQSTLESQRFGNSFYGTGTYVDDVKRIYNDYAARELRIGQTTLSGAEASYGKLSELDQLFSQIGKMVPQSLNSLFTGLNSLADLPADLGIRSSTLNDAKQLANSLNQMQSSLNGQLTQTNDQITGMTKRINEISKELANLNLELMKSPNQDAILLDKQDALVQELSQYAQVNVIPQDNGAKSIMLGGSVMLVSGEIAMTMDTKTGNPFPNELQLMSSIGSQSVSADPSKLGGQLGALFEYRDQTLIPASHELDQLALGIADNFNKMQQQGLDLNGQVGANIFRDINDPLMSLGRVGGYSNNTGNATLGVNIDDTRLLTGGSYELSFTAPASYELRDTETGGITPLTLNGSTLEGGAGFSINIKAGAMASGDRFAIRPTAGAANGITVEMTDPKGIAAASPKITADAANSGNTQVKLTQITNRSAANFPITGSELTIQLDTTAIPPTYEAFDASGTSLGAAAPYTPPSISAFGFTFEVDSTAAASNDRFTFNLAFAEGDNSNAVAMAKLSESKVMNGGKSTLADVFENTKIDIGSKTKAAEVRVGSAEAIYQQAYARVESESGVNLDEEAANLMRFQQAYQASARIMTTAQQIFDTLLTSVR, from the coding sequence ATGGCGATTGACCTATTAAATATTGCACGTACTGGTGTGCTTGCCTCTCAATCGCAGCTAGGGGTAACCAGTAATAACATTGCTAACGCGAATACCGCAGGCTATCACAGACAAGTGGCAACTCAGTCAACGCTGGAGTCGCAACGCTTTGGTAATAGTTTTTATGGTACAGGGACTTACGTTGATGACGTAAAGCGTATCTACAATGATTATGCGGCAAGAGAATTACGCATTGGGCAAACAACCTTAAGTGGCGCAGAAGCAAGCTACGGCAAACTCAGTGAGCTCGATCAACTGTTTTCTCAAATCGGTAAAATGGTTCCTCAGAGTTTAAATTCTCTGTTTACTGGATTAAACAGTCTCGCGGATTTACCCGCTGATTTAGGTATTCGTAGTTCAACTCTAAACGATGCTAAACAATTGGCTAATAGTTTGAATCAGATGCAATCGAGCTTAAATGGCCAACTGACGCAAACCAATGATCAGATCACTGGGATGACTAAGCGTATCAATGAGATTAGTAAGGAGTTGGCTAATTTAAATCTCGAGCTGATGAAATCGCCAAATCAAGACGCCATCTTACTTGATAAGCAAGATGCACTCGTTCAGGAGCTAAGCCAATATGCTCAAGTGAATGTTATTCCTCAAGATAATGGTGCGAAAAGTATTATGTTGGGCGGCTCGGTGATGTTGGTCTCTGGTGAGATTGCCATGACGATGGATACTAAAACCGGTAATCCATTCCCCAATGAGTTGCAGTTGATGTCAAGTATTGGTTCACAAAGTGTCTCTGCCGATCCGAGCAAATTAGGTGGGCAATTAGGTGCGCTGTTTGAATACCGTGATCAAACGTTAATTCCTGCAAGTCACGAGCTCGATCAGTTGGCCCTGGGGATTGCTGATAACTTCAACAAAATGCAGCAACAAGGATTAGATCTAAATGGCCAAGTGGGAGCGAATATTTTTAGAGATATTAATGATCCTTTAATGTCATTGGGTCGTGTTGGTGGCTATTCAAACAATACTGGTAACGCAACCTTAGGCGTGAATATTGATGATACTCGTTTATTAACGGGTGGCTCATATGAGTTATCTTTTACTGCGCCGGCCTCCTATGAACTAAGGGATACAGAAACAGGGGGAATTACACCACTGACGTTAAATGGCTCGACCTTAGAAGGCGGTGCAGGATTTTCTATTAATATTAAAGCTGGGGCAATGGCTTCTGGTGATCGATTCGCTATTCGACCAACTGCTGGCGCAGCTAATGGTATTACGGTTGAAATGACGGATCCTAAAGGTATTGCCGCCGCTTCGCCAAAAATAACTGCTGACGCCGCGAACTCAGGTAATACCCAAGTTAAGTTGACGCAAATTACGAATCGCAGTGCAGCGAATTTTCCTATTACTGGCAGTGAATTGACGATCCAGCTCGATACCACCGCGATACCTCCAACCTATGAAGCATTTGATGCCTCCGGAACCTCCCTTGGCGCTGCCGCTCCTTATACTCCCCCAAGTATAAGTGCCTTTGGTTTTACCTTTGAAGTTGATAGTACCGCAGCCGCCAGTAATGACAGATTTACCTTTAACTTAGCCTTTGCTGAAGGCGACAACTCTAACGCCGTTGCTATGGCCAAATTGAGTGAAAGTAAAGTGATGAATGGGGGGAAGTCAACCTTAGCGGATGTATTTGAAAATACAAAAATTGACATAGGCAGTAAGACAAAAGCGGCCGAAGTGCGTGTAGGGTCTGCAGAGGCTATTTACCAACAAGCCTATGCCAGAGTAGAAAGCGAATCGGGCGTCAACTTAGATGAAGAAGCCGCCAATTTAATGCGTTTTCAACAGGCTTATCAAGCCTCAGCCCGTATCATGACTACGGCACAACAAATTTTTGACACCCTATTAACTTCAGTGCGTTAG
- the flgC gene encoding flagellar basal body rod protein FlgC has product MSLFSIFDVAGSGMSAQSVRLNTTASNIANADSVSSSIDKTYRSRHPIFEAEMAKAQSQQQTSQGVTVRGIVESDKPLLKEYSPDHPMADADGFIYKPNVNVMEEMADMISASRSYQMNVQVAEAAKSMLQQTLGMGK; this is encoded by the coding sequence ATGAGTTTATTTAGCATTTTTGATGTCGCTGGCTCTGGAATGTCAGCACAATCGGTAAGGCTTAACACTACGGCCAGTAATATTGCAAATGCTGACTCAGTTTCAAGCAGTATCGATAAAACTTACCGTTCTCGTCATCCTATTTTTGAAGCTGAAATGGCTAAAGCACAGAGCCAACAGCAAACCTCTCAAGGGGTAACGGTAAGGGGGATAGTAGAAAGTGATAAACCCTTACTCAAAGAGTATTCACCAGATCATCCTATGGCGGATGCCGATGGCTTTATTTATAAACCGAATGTAAATGTCATGGAAGAAATGGCAGATATGATTTCTGCCTCTCGCTCATATCAAATGAATGTTCAAGTCGCTGAAGCCGCAAAATCAATGCTGCAACAAACACTTGGGATGGGTAAATAA
- the flgF gene encoding flagellar basal-body rod protein FlgF: MDKFLYISMSGAKQNMHELALRGNNLANANTDGFKSDMAQARSMQAFGEGLPTRVFAMIETPSANFRSGPIKTTGRDLDVAIKGDGWFAVQAKDGAEAYTRSGSLSFDATGLLHNDRGNPVMGDAGPIVLPLPIDKVTISQDGIISVRPQGATAEVIEEVGRLKLVNPGNAQMMRGEDGLFRLVSGNDAPADPNVAVESGAVEGSNVNPVDEMVSLIELQRQFEMQVKMMKTAEEIDRASSSLMRIS, encoded by the coding sequence GTGGACAAATTCCTATATATCTCCATGAGTGGGGCTAAGCAAAATATGCATGAGTTGGCCTTACGAGGCAATAACTTAGCCAATGCGAATACCGATGGCTTTAAGTCTGATATGGCGCAGGCAAGATCAATGCAAGCCTTTGGAGAAGGATTACCAACACGGGTGTTTGCCATGATCGAAACTCCGTCTGCTAATTTTCGTTCAGGCCCAATTAAGACGACAGGACGAGATCTTGACGTTGCCATTAAGGGCGATGGTTGGTTTGCTGTGCAGGCAAAAGATGGGGCAGAGGCTTATACCCGCTCTGGCAGCTTGAGTTTTGATGCGACAGGTCTCTTGCATAACGACCGAGGTAATCCGGTGATGGGAGATGCCGGGCCAATTGTACTGCCGTTACCCATAGATAAAGTGACTATTTCCCAGGATGGGATTATTTCTGTTCGTCCTCAAGGTGCTACCGCAGAGGTTATCGAAGAGGTTGGCAGACTTAAACTGGTCAATCCTGGTAATGCCCAGATGATGCGTGGCGAAGATGGTTTATTCAGACTTGTGTCAGGTAACGATGCTCCAGCAGACCCTAATGTCGCCGTGGAAAGTGGTGCAGTAGAAGGCAGTAACGTCAATCCAGTCGATGAGATGGTGTCTTTGATTGAATTACAACGTCAGTTTGAAATGCAAGTCAAGATGATGAAAACCGCGGAAGAAATTGACCGTGCTTCATCTTCATTAATGCGTATTAGTTAG
- a CDS encoding flagellar basal body P-ring protein FlgI codes for MRFKRIIALAILIFSLPSQAERIKDIANVQGVRSNQLIGYGLVVGLPGTGEKTNYTEQTFTTMLKNFGINLPDNFRPKIKNVAVVAVHADMPAFIKPGQELDVTVSSLGEAKSLRGGTLLQTFLKGVDGNVYAIAQGSLVVSGFSAEGLDGSKVIQNTPTVGRIPNGAIVERSVATPFSSGDYLTFNLRRADFSTAQRMADAINDLLGPDMARPLDATSVQVSAPRDVSQRVSFLATLENLDVIPAEESAKVIVNSRTGTIVVGQNVKLLPAAITHGGLTVTIAEATQVSQPNALANGETVVTADTTIGVSESDRRMFMFSPGTTLDELVRAVNLVGAAPSDVLAILEALKVAGALHGELIII; via the coding sequence ATGAGATTTAAACGGATTATCGCACTTGCCATACTGATATTCTCTCTACCTAGTCAGGCAGAGAGAATCAAAGATATTGCCAATGTTCAAGGTGTTCGCAGTAACCAATTAATTGGTTATGGTTTGGTCGTTGGTTTGCCTGGTACTGGTGAGAAAACCAATTACACCGAGCAAACCTTCACAACGATGCTAAAAAATTTCGGGATCAATTTACCTGATAATTTTAGACCTAAAATCAAAAACGTAGCTGTAGTGGCTGTACACGCTGATATGCCAGCGTTTATAAAACCAGGGCAAGAATTAGACGTTACTGTGTCGAGTTTAGGTGAGGCTAAAAGTTTGCGTGGTGGCACGCTATTGCAAACGTTTCTCAAAGGGGTCGATGGTAATGTATACGCCATTGCCCAAGGGAGTTTAGTGGTGAGTGGTTTTAGTGCAGAAGGTTTGGATGGTTCTAAAGTTATTCAAAATACGCCTACAGTAGGCCGTATTCCAAATGGTGCGATAGTCGAGCGTAGTGTAGCAACGCCATTTTCAAGTGGCGATTATTTGACGTTTAACCTGCGCCGTGCCGATTTTTCAACCGCTCAACGAATGGCTGATGCCATTAATGATTTACTTGGGCCTGATATGGCGCGTCCATTAGATGCAACATCAGTACAAGTCAGTGCCCCAAGAGATGTCTCACAGCGGGTATCCTTTCTTGCAACTCTCGAAAATTTGGATGTTATTCCAGCAGAAGAATCAGCCAAGGTGATTGTTAACTCACGTACAGGAACGATTGTTGTCGGACAAAACGTAAAATTACTGCCTGCGGCAATAACCCATGGTGGTTTAACCGTAACCATTGCAGAAGCAACGCAGGTATCTCAACCTAATGCATTGGCTAATGGTGAAACGGTTGTGACGGCTGACACCACAATAGGTGTCAGTGAAAGCGATCGCCGTATGTTTATGTTTAGCCCAGGAACCACTTTGGACGAGTTAGTTAGAGCCGTCAACTTAGTGGGTGCGGCCCCTTCAGATGTACTTGCTATCCTAGAAGCGTTAAAAGTGGCAGGTGCTTTGCATGGTGAGCTTATCATCATCTAA
- the flgB gene encoding flagellar basal body rod protein FlgB: MAINFDNALGVHQYTLGIRAERAEVISSNIANADTPHYKARDVDFSAAMQAARSQQQQRNHLDITDHERHFGLAELTGQYVKFRVPNQPDTGDGNTVDIQQEQSAFMQNALEYQMSLGFLDSKFSGMKKALRGD; encoded by the coding sequence ATGGCGATCAATTTCGATAATGCATTGGGTGTGCATCAATACACTTTAGGCATACGTGCTGAACGGGCTGAAGTGATTTCAAGTAATATCGCAAATGCCGATACGCCACATTATAAAGCCCGTGATGTCGATTTTTCTGCTGCGATGCAAGCCGCTCGTAGCCAACAGCAACAGCGTAATCATCTCGATATCACAGATCATGAACGGCACTTTGGTTTAGCGGAATTAACGGGCCAATATGTTAAATTTCGTGTTCCAAATCAACCTGATACTGGTGATGGTAATACTGTTGATATTCAACAGGAACAATCTGCCTTTATGCAAAATGCCCTCGAATATCAAATGTCACTGGGGTTTTTGGATAGTAAGTTTAGTGGCATGAAAAAAGCACTAAGAGGGGATTAA
- the flgH gene encoding flagellar basal body L-ring protein FlgH encodes MARYFILAAALLLSACSSTQKKPIADDPFYAPVYPEAPPTKIAATGSIYQDSQAASLYSDIRAHKVGDIITIVLKEATQAKKSAGNQIKKGSDMSLDPIYAAGSNISVAGVPLDLRYKDSMNTKRESDADQSNSLDGSISANIMQVLNNGNLVVRGEKWISINNGDEFIRVTGIVRSQDIKPDNTIDSTRMANARIQYSGTGTFADAQKVGWLSQFFMSDWWPF; translated from the coding sequence ATGGCTAGATATTTCATATTGGCCGCAGCCCTTCTGCTGAGTGCTTGCAGCTCGACACAAAAAAAGCCGATTGCTGACGATCCTTTTTATGCACCCGTTTATCCAGAAGCTCCCCCGACAAAAATTGCCGCAACGGGCTCTATTTATCAGGATAGTCAAGCGGCGAGTTTGTATTCTGATATTCGAGCCCACAAAGTGGGTGACATTATCACCATCGTCTTAAAGGAAGCGACTCAGGCGAAAAAGAGTGCGGGCAATCAGATCAAGAAAGGATCTGATATGAGTTTAGATCCTATCTATGCCGCTGGAAGCAATATCTCTGTCGCCGGTGTGCCTTTAGATTTGCGTTACAAAGACAGTATGAATACTAAACGCGAGTCCGATGCTGATCAAAGTAACAGTCTTGATGGCAGTATCTCCGCCAATATCATGCAAGTACTTAATAACGGTAACTTAGTAGTGCGTGGTGAGAAGTGGATTTCTATTAATAATGGTGATGAGTTTATTCGCGTTACAGGTATTGTCCGTTCACAGGACATCAAGCCTGATAACACAATAGATTCAACACGTATGGCTAATGCCCGTATCCAATACAGTGGCACAGGCACCTTTGCAGATGCTCAAAAAGTCGGTTGGTTGAGCCAGTTCTTTATGAGCGATTGGTGGCCTTTCTGA
- the flgJ gene encoding flagellar assembly peptidoglycan hydrolase FlgJ translates to MEKLSSSSHFLDLGGLDSLRAQAQKDEKGTLKQVAQQFEGIFVQMLMKSMRDANAVFESDSPLNSQYTKFYEQMRDQQLSVDLSDKGVLGLADMMVQQLSPESSQLTPASVLRNDGGEKLQRGDKAFTALAQNTSTQDVLDASTPPVSTSIQIPIYIARPTFESDRPEAVTSSLDIDTPIPSLAINTPKPAWSEQPLSPIEPVISGQILPTVAFKETQKTLKFGSREEFLATLYPHAEKAAKALGTKPEVLLAQSALETGWGQKIVRGSNGAPSHNLFNIKADRRWLGDKANVSTLEFEQGIAVRQKADFRVYTDFEHSFNDFVTFIAEGERYQGATKVAASPTQFIRALQDAGYATDPKYAEKVIKVMQTISQELKSILPGEDK, encoded by the coding sequence ATGGAAAAGCTTTCAAGTTCATCACATTTTCTTGACCTGGGAGGCTTAGATTCACTTCGCGCTCAGGCACAGAAAGATGAGAAGGGCACTTTAAAACAAGTTGCCCAACAATTTGAAGGCATTTTTGTGCAAATGTTGATGAAAAGCATGCGCGATGCTAATGCGGTATTTGAATCGGATAGTCCCCTCAATAGCCAATACACTAAGTTTTATGAACAAATGCGTGATCAGCAATTGTCAGTGGATTTGTCAGATAAAGGAGTATTAGGACTGGCTGACATGATGGTGCAGCAACTCTCGCCTGAATCTAGCCAGCTTACACCAGCCTCAGTATTACGTAATGATGGTGGTGAAAAACTACAGCGAGGTGATAAAGCATTCACAGCTCTTGCACAAAATACATCAACCCAAGATGTACTTGATGCTTCAACACCACCTGTGAGTACTTCAATACAGATCCCGATTTATATCGCTCGTCCAACATTTGAGTCCGATAGACCCGAGGCTGTGACATCATCATTGGATATCGACACTCCAATACCTTCACTCGCGATAAATACGCCCAAACCTGCGTGGTCAGAGCAACCATTATCGCCGATTGAGCCCGTCATCAGTGGCCAGATTTTGCCGACTGTGGCATTTAAAGAAACTCAAAAGACACTCAAGTTTGGTAGCCGAGAAGAGTTTTTGGCGACCTTGTATCCCCATGCTGAAAAAGCGGCTAAGGCTTTAGGTACGAAACCAGAAGTGCTACTTGCACAATCTGCACTCGAAACTGGTTGGGGACAAAAAATAGTACGTGGCAGTAATGGTGCGCCTAGTCACAACTTATTCAATATTAAAGCTGATCGCCGTTGGCTTGGCGATAAAGCTAACGTGAGTACCTTGGAATTTGAACAGGGTATTGCCGTGAGACAGAAAGCCGATTTTCGTGTTTACACCGACTTTGAGCATAGTTTCAATGATTTTGTCACCTTTATTGCTGAAGGTGAGCGTTATCAAGGTGCTACAAAAGTCGCCGCTTCACCAACCCAATTTATTCGTGCATTGCAGGATGCGGGCTATGCCACTGATCCTAAATATGCTGAGAAAGTCATTAAAGTGATGCAGACCATAAGCCAAGAGCTTAAGTCGATACTGCCAGGAGAAGACAAATGA
- the flgD gene encoding flagellar hook assembly protein FlgD: MSLINQVDQASTQTTQTKSQSGAVTTNSTTGNPFLDSLRLPTESIVPEAKSQQLTQEDFFSLLSQQLSMQDPFKPVDNDQMIAQMASFSTVDGISKLNKEIVNLNSVMTSSQALQASGLVGRKVLLPTDTGYVSSENPSMKGVISTTEKIPVINVRVEDEKGQVITTFNVDGSKGGNIDVNWDGLDKNGQPVVTGNYSIKASGLVDGKSQQLAVSTYAHVSSVSLGTASTGAILNLRGGMAFKLSDVLSVSET; this comes from the coding sequence GTGAGCCTCATTAATCAAGTTGATCAAGCGTCAACGCAAACGACTCAAACTAAGAGTCAATCGGGTGCAGTAACAACGAACTCGACAACGGGAAATCCTTTTTTGGATAGTCTTCGTTTACCAACAGAGTCAATCGTGCCTGAAGCGAAAAGTCAGCAGTTGACACAAGAAGATTTTTTCTCGTTATTAAGTCAACAATTATCCATGCAAGATCCATTTAAGCCTGTGGATAATGACCAGATGATTGCTCAAATGGCTTCTTTCTCTACGGTAGATGGCATCTCTAAGCTTAATAAAGAAATTGTTAATCTAAATAGCGTAATGACATCGAGCCAAGCGTTACAAGCATCGGGGCTTGTCGGACGAAAAGTGCTACTTCCCACTGATACTGGATACGTTTCTAGTGAAAATCCTTCGATGAAAGGGGTGATTAGTACAACGGAAAAAATTCCAGTGATCAATGTGCGGGTTGAGGATGAAAAAGGACAAGTGATTACCACATTTAATGTTGATGGTAGTAAAGGCGGTAATATCGACGTCAATTGGGATGGATTAGATAAGAATGGTCAGCCTGTTGTCACAGGTAACTATTCGATTAAAGCCAGTGGGTTAGTTGACGGTAAATCTCAACAGTTAGCTGTATCCACCTATGCACATGTCAGTAGCGTTTCTTTAGGTACCGCAAGTACTGGTGCAATTTTAAACCTACGTGGTGGTATGGCCTTTAAACTTTCTGATGTGTTGTCAGTGTCCGAAACTTAA
- the flgE gene encoding flagellar hook protein FlgE, whose protein sequence is MSFNIALSGISAAQKDLNTTANNIANANTIGFKESRAEFADVYANSIFSNSKTAVGGGVATSQVAQQFHQGSLQLTNNSLDLAIKGGGFFVTSSELGTLDFSYTRAGAFKVDASNYMVDSSGNYLQTFPVDKEGNSTSVSLTTAKPVQIPDTAGSPVKTENVSFQMNLNAKEGSLDPAAFDPTDPKTYTSVTSMTIYDSLGEPHIMTTYFVKPTNGAHNGENNWVAYYAVDGKQVDVAGAAGTYQTDTDGDGVPDSTGTAETAGGWRGSVLKFNSVGVYTGSDPAIVTTETLGVGGAGVLGPGADGTQSLTVKFNAPTQYSAPFAATELTQDGTTVGRLTNVEIGADGLITASYSNGSTVPLARVALVRFANEQGLTQVGNTSWKASLNSGPALAGEANSGTFGSLSSSALEQSNIDLTTELVDLISAQRNFQANSRTLEVNNTLQQTVLQIR, encoded by the coding sequence ATGTCGTTTAACATTGCATTGAGTGGCATTTCGGCTGCGCAGAAAGATTTAAACACGACTGCGAACAACATTGCTAACGCAAATACTATTGGTTTTAAAGAGTCACGTGCCGAATTTGCGGATGTGTACGCTAATTCAATTTTCTCTAATTCTAAAACGGCCGTTGGTGGCGGTGTTGCAACGAGTCAAGTGGCTCAGCAATTCCATCAAGGAAGTTTACAGTTAACGAATAACTCTCTGGATTTGGCGATTAAAGGTGGTGGTTTTTTTGTCACATCTTCAGAGCTTGGCACATTAGATTTTTCCTATACTCGGGCTGGTGCATTTAAAGTTGATGCGAGTAACTATATGGTTGACTCATCTGGTAACTACTTGCAAACCTTTCCCGTTGATAAAGAAGGGAACTCAACGTCTGTCAGTTTAACGACTGCTAAACCTGTTCAAATCCCCGATACCGCAGGTAGCCCAGTAAAGACTGAGAATGTCAGTTTTCAGATGAATTTAAATGCTAAAGAGGGGTCACTCGATCCCGCTGCGTTCGATCCGACAGATCCTAAAACGTATACCAGTGTCACCTCAATGACGATTTATGACTCATTGGGTGAGCCACATATCATGACCACTTATTTTGTTAAGCCCACTAATGGGGCGCACAACGGCGAAAACAATTGGGTCGCTTACTATGCTGTTGATGGTAAACAAGTTGATGTCGCTGGCGCTGCTGGTACTTACCAAACTGATACAGATGGTGATGGGGTTCCTGACTCAACCGGTACAGCGGAAACGGCTGGTGGATGGCGTGGATCGGTATTGAAGTTTAACTCTGTCGGGGTTTATACGGGAAGTGATCCAGCCATCGTAACCACTGAAACACTTGGTGTTGGTGGTGCTGGTGTTCTAGGCCCAGGTGCGGATGGCACTCAAAGTTTGACTGTAAAATTTAATGCACCGACCCAGTATTCGGCTCCCTTTGCTGCCACTGAATTGACCCAAGATGGTACGACTGTGGGCCGTTTAACCAATGTTGAAATTGGTGCTGATGGTTTAATCACCGCTAGCTACTCAAATGGTTCGACCGTGCCTTTAGCGCGTGTTGCTTTGGTGCGTTTTGCTAATGAACAAGGATTGACTCAAGTGGGTAATACCTCTTGGAAGGCGAGTCTAAATTCGGGTCCCGCATTAGCGGGTGAAGCAAATAGTGGCACATTTGGTAGTCTCAGTTCTTCTGCGTTAGAGCAATCGAATATTGATTTGACGACCGAGTTGGTGGATTTGATTTCTGCGCAGCGTAACTTCCAAGCGAACTCACGTACTTTGGAAGTTAATAACACCTTGCAACAAACCGTGCTGCAGATCCGCTAG
- the flgG gene encoding flagellar basal-body rod protein FlgG: MHPALWISKTGLDAQQTDIAVISNNVANASTVGYKKSRAVFEDLLYQTVNQAGGISASNTKLPNGLNIGAGTKVVATQKMFTQGNMLTTDNSLDLMIEGPGFFEIQLPDGTTAYTRNGQFTLDDTGQIVTPGSGYVLQPAITIPEDATSITVSAEGEVSVKTAGAAENQVVGQLSMTDFINPSGLDPMGQNLYTETGASGTPIQGTASLDGMGAIRQGALETSNVNVTEELVNLIESQRIYEMNSKVISAVDQMLAYVNQNL, translated from the coding sequence ATGCATCCGGCGTTATGGATTAGTAAAACTGGCTTAGACGCGCAGCAAACAGATATTGCGGTGATATCAAACAACGTTGCCAACGCCAGTACTGTTGGTTACAAGAAGAGTCGAGCGGTATTTGAAGATTTGTTATATCAAACTGTTAACCAAGCGGGAGGGATTAGTGCATCAAACACTAAGTTACCCAATGGATTAAACATTGGTGCGGGTACAAAAGTGGTCGCCACACAAAAAATGTTTACCCAAGGCAATATGTTAACAACGGATAACTCATTGGATTTGATGATTGAGGGACCTGGTTTTTTTGAGATACAGCTACCCGACGGTACCACTGCCTATACCCGTAATGGTCAATTTACATTAGATGATACAGGGCAAATTGTAACGCCAGGATCAGGTTATGTACTGCAACCTGCGATTACGATTCCTGAAGATGCAACCAGTATTACCGTTTCTGCAGAAGGTGAAGTGTCAGTAAAAACGGCAGGAGCCGCCGAAAACCAAGTGGTTGGTCAGCTCAGTATGACGGATTTTATTAACCCATCAGGTCTCGATCCTATGGGCCAAAACCTATACACAGAAACCGGGGCGAGTGGTACGCCTATTCAAGGCACCGCTTCATTGGATGGGATGGGAGCTATTCGGCAGGGAGCACTAGAAACCTCCAACGTCAATGTGACTGAAGAGCTTGTTAATCTTATCGAAAGCCAGCGTATCTATGAGATGAACTCCAAAGTGATTTCAGCGGTAGATCAAATGTTGGCGTATGTGAATCAGAACCTATAG